GGGCGTTAGTGAGAAAAGGTAATTATATGGCGTAAATTTGCTGCGTTATAGTAGTAGAGTTTGCGTTGTAATAAAAAAAGGATTGTTTTACAAAATCACAATTATAAATATTGTCCGATATATTATTACTTTAATAAAAATGATATATAAAGAGATATATGTTCTTGCGCCCAAAGAAGTTAAACATGTCTCTTCACCCCCCCCCCAACACGCTTAAGCACCAACAAATACCCCATCTACATCAGTCCTTTCTCCCAACAATACCCTTTTATTCCCTATGCCATCTTCCCTTAAGCCTAACCAAGGTGATTCCACCAATAAAACTTCATACAAAGCAAAAGGCGATAATTTTGAGTTATAAAAAAAGCTAAGTCGCTTTCCTCCTCTCTCCTGCAGGTCCGAAAGCTAAGCCCCTTTGTGTACAGTACACATTATGCATAGAAGCTCTAACTATTTACACTGCCATTTTTAAAAGAAGGAACCCCCAAAATACTTGCTCACTCCTACCCCTCGGAGCAGTACCAAGAGAGgctcgcctcctgctcctccgagAACAAAGCACTGCAAAGCTCCTCCCCACTCAAAAACCCCTCCGCCAAGTAGTCCTTCTGGCCTAAAGCTCTGCTCTCAAACAAagacggagaggaggaggagtaGGACTTGAATCCCGCAAAGTAGTCTTGGTCGAGCACCACCCCAGAATAAGGGCTGTTCTCATCATTAAACACCACGCTCGAATCGCTGTCCGAAGCCCCGTCCCTATAGATCAAAGCCGGCCTCTCCTCGGCCTCTTTGTTCTCCAATATCGTTATAGTTGCAGAGTTTGTTAACTTGGCTTTAAGTGCCTCTATCTGAATAATTAAAAACAATAGCAAtaattaatatggttcaaactattcgtatatatttatgtatgttgtatatatgtatgtatgaattaATTAAGATAATGGAACTGCGAATGAGTCATTAAAtcagttaatttataatttatacttGCCTCGGAGATGAGCTTCTCTTTGTCATGGCGGAGGGTGTCGCAGTCGATCTTGAGAGTCTCGTAGCGGGTCCGAAGGGCGCCGTAGTCGCGCTCCAGCTGCTTGGTCTTCCACCGGGCGCGGCGGTTCTGGAACCAGATGGCCACCTGGCGGGGCTGGAGGCCTAAATCTTGGGCCAGCCGGGCCTTCCGGTCGGGGTCCAGCTTGTTCTCCACCTCGAAGTTTTTCTCCAGGGTCTTCACCTGGTCCACGCTGAGCCGGCGCTTCTTCTCTCCCAGTGCTGACTGACCGTTGGAGCACAGCTCCTCCTCTTCGCACTCCACCTCCTCCGCTCCATCCATCATGGACTGGAATCTGTCTTCATACTTCCCTTTCTCTTGCACTATAGAATTAAATGAAATAACAAGTGACTAATGATATCGAAGGAATAATATGCGTATGTGCGCgcgtgtgtgcgtgcgtgcgtgtgtgtgggagaaagagagaga
The sequence above is a segment of the Elaeis guineensis isolate ETL-2024a chromosome 7, EG11, whole genome shotgun sequence genome. Coding sequences within it:
- the LOC105048648 gene encoding homeobox-leucine zipper protein ATHB-16, encoding MTKHSSSDSFGSLQEKETVQEKGKYEDRFQSMMDGAEEVECEEEELCSNGQSALGEKKRRLSVDQVKTLEKNFEVENKLDPDRKARLAQDLGLQPRQVAIWFQNRRARWKTKQLERDYGALRTRYETLKIDCDTLRHDKEKLISEIEALKAKLTNSATITILENKEAEERPALIYRDGASDSDSSVVFNDENSPYSGVVLDQDYFAGFKSYSSSSPSLFESRALGQKDYLAEGFLSGEELCSALFSEEQEASLSWYCSEG